One region of Vigna unguiculata cultivar IT97K-499-35 unplaced genomic scaffold, ASM411807v1 contig_283, whole genome shotgun sequence genomic DNA includes:
- the LOC114171510 gene encoding uncharacterized protein LOC114171510 encodes MADSNQEGGAGISPIQMQALTQHLERLLRQANDEIHERIDRLENDGVTRRGVRRQETRVARYDEERRNREQWGNPLQGIKLNIPSFAGKNDPEAYFNWELKMENVFDCGNFEEEQKVRLAASEFSHYALIWWHKLQRERQRDGDPPVDTWEELRRLMRRRYVPASYQRDMKFKLQRITQGSRSVEDYHKEMEMLMIQAKLEEDPEVTMARFINGLNNDIRDVVELQEFVEMEDLLHKAIQVEEQLKRKGASRRMASSSTYGWKDKAKREGYKSSPYSAKGETSSAMSTKATKEADPKPSKGNEAVPKRTRDITCFKCQGKGHYAYECPTKRTVVIRDDGGYSSESDANEESEGEEDEDVGPEMNEKGLLMVRRLLGSHIEAMDESQRDNIFHTRCIVQGQLCMVIVDSGSCANVASTRLVSKLNLPTKPHPRPYRLQWLSDEGEIKVKQQVEVPIVIGTYSDVISCDVVPMEACHLLLGRPWQHDHKTIHDGFSNKISFTHQGKKVVLKPLSPQEVCHDQVRLREKIMREKKVESESVIAKEREVRKVLLARQPLYMLVCKPVLNTNPEFPTSLPSSISSILQEFKDVFPSDLPSGLPPLRGIEHQVDLIPGATIPNRPAYRSNPEETKEIQRQKDGSWRMCSDCRSVNSITIKYRHPIPRLDDLLDELHGAQVFSKIDLKSGYNQIRIREGDEWKTAFKTKFGLYEWLVMPFGLTNAPSTFMRLMNHVLRDFIGHFVVVYFDDILIYSADLDLHAQHLHSVLSALRHEKLYANLEKCMFCQDHVVFLGFVVSSKGVEVDQSKVKAIQEWPTPKSVSDIRSFHGLASFYRRFVRDFSTLAAPLNELVKKNVSFKWGEKQEKAFQTLKQRLVSAPILALPNFSKSFEIECDASGIGIGAVLLQEGHPIAYFSEKLSGAALHYSTYDKELYALVRALKTWQHYLFPKEFVIHSDHESLKYLKGQGKLNTRHAKWVEFLEQFPYVIKYKKGKGNVVADALSRRHALLSMVETKLLGLEVLKGLYEEDKEFGQRYKECEKMAKDEYYRFEGFLFRANRLCVPQSSIRELLVKEAHRGGLMGHFGVLRTYDILHEHFYWVNMKKDVAKLCESCIECRQAKSKVLPQGLYTPLPVPEHPWVDLSMDFVLGLPRSSTGRDSILVVHSPFEVVYGFNPLSPLDLLPVPNISVFKHTEGQAKAEFVRKLHEKVKDQITKKNASYAKQANKGRRRVVFQPGDWVWVHMRKERFPEQRKSKLLPRGDGPFQVLERINDNAYKIQMPGEDGSALKKAGSDLETHPVQEGGNDEDISHQPGSKLTKEEENSLQGIGGPMTRSKAKQTKATLQRLILNLLEDVVKDPTHKLVYLITWKDEAKDEVELQNA; translated from the exons ATGGCAGATTCAAACCAAGAAGGAGGGGCAGGCATTAGTCCCATTCAAATGCAAGCTCTTACTCAACATCTTGAAAGATTACTCCGACAAGCCAATGATGAGATACATGAGAGAATTGATAGGTTGGAGAATGATGGAGTAACAAGAAGAGGTGTAAGGAGGCAAGAAACAAGGGTGGCGAGATATGATGAAGAAAGGAGGAATAGGGAGCAGTGGGGCAATCCTCTCCAAGGAATTAAACTAAACATTCCCTCTTTTGCAGGAAAGAATGATCCCGAAGCTTACTTTAATTGGGAGCTCAAGATGGAGAATGTGTTTGATTGCGGCAACTTTGAGGAGGAACAAAAGGTGAGGTTGGCAGCATCCGAATTCTCACACTATGCATTGATTTGGTGGCACAAGCTTCAAAGGGAGAGGCAAAGAGATGGAGATCCACCAGTAGACACATGGGAGGAATTGAGGAGGCTCATGAGGAGGAGATATGTCCCTGCATCCTATCAAAGGGATATGAAGTTTAAGCTTCAAAGAATTACTCAAGGAAGCCGAAGTGTGGAGGATTACCACAAAGAGATGGAGATGTTAATGATCCAAGCTAAGCTTGAGGAAGATCCTGAGGTAACAATGGCTAGGTTCATTAATGGGTTGAATAATGATATCCGTGATGTGGTTGAGTTGCAGGAGTTTGTGGAGATGGAGGATCTTCTCCATAAAGCCATCCAAGTAGAAGAGCAACTCAAAAGGAAGGGAGCTTCAAGGAGAATGGCGTCGTCTTCTACTTATGGGTGGAAGGACAAGGCTAAGAGGGAGGGATATAAGTCATCACCCTATTCGGCCAAGGGAGAGACCAGTTCGGCCATGAGTACCAAGGCCACCAAAGAAGCGGATCCTAAGCCTTCTAAGGGCAATGAAGCTGTACCAAAAAGAACTAGAGACATTACATGCTTCAAATGCCAAGGCAAGGGGCACTATGCATATGAATGTCCTACCAAGAGGACTGTGGTGATTAGAGATGATGGAGGATATTCTAGTGAGTCAGATGCAAATGAAGAATCTGAAGGAGAGGAGGATGAGGATGTTGGACCAGAAATGAACGAGAAGGGATTGTTGATGGTGAGGAGACTATTAGGATCTCATATAGAAGCCATGGATGAAAGCCAAAGGGACAACATTTTCCACACTAGGTGTATTGTCCAAGGGCAACTTTGCATGGTGATTGTGGATAGTGGGAGTTGCGCTAATGTGGCTAGTACAAGGCTAGTATCCAAGTTGAATCTTCCTACCAAGCCTCATCCCAGACCTTACCGTTTGCAATGGCTAAGTGATGAAGGAGAAATTAAAGTGAAACAGCAAGTGGAGGTGCCCATAGTCATTGGGACTTATTCTGATGTGATTTCATGTGATGTGGTGCCTATGGAGGCGTGTCATCTATTGTTGGGGAGACCATGGCAGCATGACCACAAGACCATCCATGATGGATTCTCCAACAAGATCTCTTTTACACATCAAGGAAAGAAGGTGGTGCTTAAACCTTTAAGCCCACAAGAGGTGTGTCATGATCAAGTGAGGTTGAGAGAGAAAAtcatgagagaaaagaaagttgAAAGTGAGAGCGTG ATAGCAAAAGAGAGGGAAGTGAGGAAGGTGTTGTTAGCACGGCAACCCTTATATATGCTTGTATGCAAACCTGTTTTGAATACTAACCCTGAATTTCCCACTTCCTTGCCATCTTCTATTTCTTCTATTTTGCAGGAATTCAAGGATGTTTTCCCCTCGGATTTGCCTAGTGGATTACCACCATTGAGGGGAATAGAACATCAAGTGGATTTGATACCTGGAGCCACCATTCCAAACAGGCCAGCGTATAGGAGCAATCCCGAGGAGACCAAGGAGATACAAAGGCAA AAAGATGGTTCTTGGCGCATGTGTAGTGACTGTAGAAGTGTGAATAGCATTACCATtaagtataggcatcccattcctagacTTGATGATTTACTTGATGAATTGCATGGTGCACAAGtgttttcaaaaattgatttgaaaagtGGATACAACCAAATTAGGATTAGAGAAGGAGATGAATGGAAAACTGcttttaaaaccaaatttgggttgTATGAGTGGCTGGTTATGCCATTTGGATTAACTAATGCACCAAGCACATTCATGAGGTTGATGAATCATGTTCTACGAGATTTTATAGGGCATTTTGTGGTAGTGTATTTTGATGATATTCTGATCTATAGTGCTGATTTGGACTTGCATGCTCAACATTTGCATTCTGTGTTATCTGCTTTGAGACATGAAAAGTTGTATGCTAATCTTGAGAAATGCATGTTTTGTCAAGACCATGTGGTATTTCTGGGTTTTGTGGTGAGTTCAAAAGGGGTAGAAGTTGATCAATCCAAAGTGAAGGCCATACAAGAGTGGCCAACACCCAAATCCGTGAGTGATATTAGGAGTTTTCATGGCCTggctagtttctataggagaTTTGTGAGAGATTTCAGCACCTTGGCAGCCCCCTTAAATGAGTTAGTGAAGAAAAACGTGAGCTTCAAGTGGGGGGAAAAACAAGAGAAAGCTTTCCAAACTCTTAAGCAAAGACTAGTGAGTGCACCCATCCTAGCATTGCCCAATTTTTCCAAATCCTTTGAGATAGAGTGTGACGCTTCTGGCATAGGTATAGGAGCTGTTCTACTTCAAGAAGGCCATCCCATAGCATACTTTAGTGAAAAATTGAGTGGAGCAGCCTTGCATTACTCTACTTATGACAAGGAACTCTATGCCTTAGTGAGAGCCCTCAAAACTTGGCAACATTATCTTTTTCCCAAGGAATTCGTTAtccatagtgaccatgagtctcTTAAGTATCTCAAGGGTCAAGGTAAGCTTAATACAAGACATGCCAAATGGGTTGAATTCTTAGAGCAATTTCCATATGTCATTaagtacaagaaagggaaaggaAATGTGGTTGCGGATGCCCTATCTAGGAGACATGCGCTACTATCTATGGTTGAGACCAAGTTGTTGGGTTTGGAAGTGTTGAAGGGGTTGTATGAGGAGGATAAAGAGTTCGGCCAAAGGTACAAGGAGTGTGAAAAGATGGCCAAGGATGAGTACTATAGATTTGAGGGGTTCTTGTTTAGAGCAAATAGGCTATGTGTTCCTCAATCTTCCATTAGAGAACTCTTAGTGAAGGAAGCACATAGAGGGGGGTTGATGGGTCATTTTGGAGTGCTTAGAACTTATGACATCTTGCATGAGCATTTCTATTGGGTTAACATGAAAAAGGATGTAGCCAAACTGTGTGAGTCATGCATTGAGTGTAGACAAGCTAAGTCTAAAGTTCTTCCCCAAGGTTTATACACTCCTCTTCCTGTTCCTGAACACCCTTGGGTGGATTTGTCCATGGATTTTGTGCTTGGATTGCCTCGATCAAGTACTGGCCGAGACTCCATACTAGTTGT TCATTCTCCTTTTGAGGTAGTGTATGGGTTTAATCCTTTATCTCCACTTGATTTATTACCTGTGCCTAACATTTCTGTGTTTAAGCATACTGAAGGACAGGCAAAGGCAGAGTTTGTGCGGAAGCTTCATGAGAAAGTTAAAGATCAAATCACCAAAAAGAATGCGAGCTACGCAAAGCAAGCCAACAAAGGTAGAAGGAGAGTTGTGTTCCAACCAGGAGATTGGGTGTGGGTACACATGAGGAAAGAGAGATTTCCCGAACAAAGGAAATCCAAGTTGCTGCCTAGAGGAGATGGACCATTCCAAGTCTTGGAAAGGATCAATGACAATGCTTACAAGATCCAAATGCCAG GTGAAGATGGTTCGGCTTTGAAGAAAGCTGGTTCGGATTTGGAGACCCATCCGGTTCAAGAGGGAGGGAATGATGAGGACATCTCTCACCAACCTGGATCCAAGCTAACCAAAGAAGAGGAGAACTCTCTACAAGGGATAGGAGGTCCTATGACGAGATCCAAGGCCAAGCAAACCAAGGCAACATTACAAAGGCTAATTCTAAATCTCTTAGAAGATGTGGTCAAGGATCCTACACATAAGCTTGTTTACTTGATCACTTGGAAGGATGAAGCTAAGGATGAAGTTGAGCTCCAAAATGCGTGA